Proteins encoded together in one Lepisosteus oculatus isolate fLepOcu1 chromosome 2, fLepOcu1.hap2, whole genome shotgun sequence window:
- the usp11 gene encoding ubiquitin carboxyl-terminal hydrolase 11, which translates to MAAAAVTASSSAEPPGLETQRGEIEDIIQGHRLRAGDSWYLLDLHWFKQWKEYVHMGDQNSSAFPGRIDNAELFEDLESCRLKERMVEEEDFILVPAEAWRKLLAWYGMAPEQPPLERKVVDLPSTLKVEVYPVEIYLCLHSDMDNALPMQFSRADTVHTIQNAMRGRFEVPDSAETRLWMKSSDTSCERLRNVHMTVLDACLSSGMTVIMEMRNPDGTWPSSRPQTVRNAMEEQDSYRGQPGVCGLTNLGNTCFMNSALQCLSNTPPLTEYFLRSAYLEELNFTNPLGMRGEIAEAYADVIKQMWSGRHYSVVPRIFKTKVSHFASQFVGYQQHDSQELLSFLLDGLHEDLNRVKNKEYIELQDADGRPDQEVAEEAWRNHRRRNDSVIVDTFHGLFKSTLVCPECCKVSVTFDPFCYLSVPLPVSKDRVMEVFFVSLDPAAKPMQYRLVVPKAGKVCDLTAALSRLTGIPSNQMVVADVFNHHFYKIYHSEELLSCILDRDDIFVYELSSSSVEEDGDEVVVALYLRERSNYRDYGTGNSNYSTSLFGHPLLITVSRNDCSHDALYRIFLQRLVRYVHPPDPSEEEEEEDEEEDLLKAHTPGVSDEEGEGDSQQPGCSALEDGVAGGAGEGSGSEGKQSDSSAEQAEAEAEPSGGTEGPSRGAGGDGEGENHSLTMPRPSEEEEEEEEGGVEEEQEENNHEDTPPSPPPNERPLKRQPKRKYRPPKRRKLLFTIQAVNSNGTTDRGMGEGSTFSFNSQHYIAIDWDPEMKKKYYNENEAEKYVKDKSMDVPHRLETVRLQRCIELFTTVETLEEENPWYCPTCKKHRLATKKLDLWSLPEVLIIHLKRFSYTKYSREKLDTVVNFPIRDLDFSDFLQWKPDPEGNPPCRYDLMAVSNHYGGLRDGHYTSYARNKDNGQWYYFDDSKVTYAREDQIVTNAAYLLFYQRQDKIRPPTLPSPCASSSTAVSPADEVTSSSQEELDGTTSFVNMETD; encoded by the exons atggctgctgctgctgttaccGCGTCTTCGTCGGCAGAGCCGCCGGGATTGGAGACCCAGCGCGGAGAGATAGAAGATATTATCCAGGGTCACAGGCTGCGCGCCGGGGACAGCTG GTACCTGCTGGATCTTCACTGGTTCAAGCAGTGGAAGGAGTACGTGCACATGGGGGACCAGAACTCCTCCGCCTTCCCGGGACGGATCGACAACGCGGAGCTCTTTGAGG ACCTGGAGTCCTGTCGGCTGAAGGAGCGTATGGTGGAGGAAGAGGACTTCATCCTGGTGCCCGCCGAGGCCTGGCGCAAGCTGCTGGCGTGGTACGGCATGGCGCCCGAGCAGCCCCCCCTGGAGAGGAAG GTGGTGGACCTGCCCAGCACGCTGAAGGTGGAGGTGTACCCGGTGGAGATCTACCTGTGTCTGCACAGCGACATGGACAACGCGCTGCCCATGCAGTTCAGCCGCGCCGACACCGTCC ATACGATCCAGAACGCCATGCGGGGCCGCTTTGAGGTTCCGGACTCGGCGGAGACGCGGCTGTGGATGAAGAGCTCGGACACCAGCTGCGAGAGGCTGCGCAACGTCCACATGACCGTGCTGGACGCCTGCCTGAGCTCCGGCATG ACCGTGATCATGGAGATGAGGAACCCGGACGGCACCTGGCCCAGCTCCAGACCGCAGACCGT GAGGAATGCGATGGAGGAGCAGGACTCTTACCGGGGACAGCCGGGCGTCTGTGGGCTCACCAACCTGGGCAACACCTGCTTCATGAACTCTGCCCTGCAG TGTCTCAGTAACACCCCTCCCCTGACGGAGTACTTCCTGCGCAGCGCCTACCTGGAGGAGCTCAACTTCACCAACCCGCTGGGCATGAGGGGCGAGATCGCCGAGGCCTACGCCGACGTCATCAAGCAGATGTGGTCGGGGAGGCATTACTCCGTGGTGCCGCGAATCTTCAAG ACGAAGGTGAGCCACTTCGCCTCCCAGTTCGTGGGCTACCAGCAGCACGACTCCCAGgagctgctgtccttcctgctgGACGGGCTCCACGAGGACCTGAACCGCGTGAAGAACAAGGAATACATCGAGCTCCAGGACGCCGACGGCCGGCCGGACCAG GAGGTGGCGGAGGAGGCGTGGCGGAACCACCGGCGCCGGAACGACTCGGTGATTGTGGACACGTTCCACGGCCTCTTCAAGTCCACGCTGGTCTGCCCCGAGTGCTGCAAGGTCTCCGTGACCTTCGACCCCTTCTGCTACCTGAGCGTGCCGCTGCCCGTCAGCAAGGACAGGGTGATGGAGGTGTTCTTCGTCTCGCTTGACCCCGCCGCCAAGCCCATGCAG TATCGCCTGGTGGTTCCCAAAGCTGGCAAAGTGTGCGACCTGACTGCCGCCCTCTCGCGATTGACGGGGATTCCGTCCAATCAG ATGGTGGTGGCAGACGTCTTCAACCATCACTTCTATAAGATCTACCACTCCGAGGAGCTGCTCAGCTGCATCCTGGATCGCGATGACATTTTTGT GTATGAGCTGAGCAGCAGCTCTGTGGAGGAGGACGGGGACGAGGTGGTTGTGGCGTTGTATCTCCGCGAGCGCTCCAACTACCGCGACTACGGCACGGGCAACAGCAACTACAGCACCTCGCTGTTCGGCCACCCCTTACTCATCACTGTGTCGCGCAACGACTGCTCCCACGATGCCCTGTACCGGATCTTCCTGCAGCGCTTGGT CCGCTACGTCCATCCGCCTGACCCctcggaggaagaggaggaagaggacgaAGAGGAAGACCTACTGAAGGCCCACACGCCTGGCGTGAGCGATG aggagggagagggcgACAGCCAGCAGCCGGGGTGCTCCGCCCTGGAGGACGGGGTGGCCGGGGGGGCCGGCGAGGGCTCGGGGTCGGAGGGGAAGCAGTCGGACAGCTCGGCGGAGCAGGCGGAGGCGGAGGCCGAGCCCAGCGGCGGGACGGAGGGGCCCTCGCGAGGAGCTGGCGGAGACGGCGAGGGAGAGAACCACTCGCTCACGATGCCCCGGCcctcggaggaggaggaggaggaggaggaggggggtgtggaggaggagcaggaggaaaaCAACCATGAAGACACACCCCCCAGCCCTCCGCCCAATGAGAGGCCGCTAAAGAGGCAGCCCAAGAGGAAGTACCGCCCACCCAAGCGCAGGAAGCTGCTGTTCACCATCCAGGCAGTGAACTCCAATGGCACCACGGACAGAGGCATGGGGGAGGGGAGCACCTTCTCCTTCAACT CTCAGCACTACATCGCCATCGACTGGGACCCCGAGATGAAGAAGAAATATTACAACGAGAACGAGGCAGAG AAATATGTGAAGGACAAGAGCATGGACGTCCCCCACAGGCTGGAGACAGTGCGGCTGCAGCGCTGCATCGAGCTCTTCACCACGGTGGAGACCCTGGAGGAGGAGAATCCCTG GTACTGCCCCACCTGCAAGAAGCACCGGTTGGCCACCAAGAAGCTGGACCTGTGGTCCCTGCCGGAGGTGCTGATCATCCACCTGAAGCGCTTCTCCTACACCAAGTACTCCCGGGAGAAACTCGACACCGTCGTCAACTTCCCCATCAG GGACCTGGACTTCTCGGATTTCCTGCAGTGGAAGCCGGACCCAGAGGGCAACCCTCCCTGTCGGTACGACCTCATGGCCGTGTCAAACCACTACGGGGGCCTGAGAGACGGACACT ATACCAGCTACGCACGAAACAAGGATAATGGCCAGTGGTACTATTTCGACGACAGTAAGGTTACGTATGCCAGGGAAGATCAAATTGTG ACCAATGCTGCCTACCTCCTGTTCTACCAGCGCCAGGACAAGATCCGGCCGCCCACCTTGCCCTCGCCCTGCGCCAGCAGCTCCACAGCCGTGTCCCCCGCTGATGAGGTCACTTCCTCGAGCCAGGAGGAGCTGGACGGGACCACTTCCTTTGTCAACATGGAGACAGACTAA